In a single window of the Cervus elaphus chromosome 1, mCerEla1.1, whole genome shotgun sequence genome:
- the LOC122705891 gene encoding 40S ribosomal protein S20-like, with product MAFKDAGKTPVEPEVAIHRIRITLNSRNVKSLEKVCADLIRGAKEKNLKVKGPVRMPTKPLRITTGKTPCGEGSKTWDRFQMRIHKRLIDLHSPSEIVKQITSISIEPGVEVEVTIADT from the coding sequence ATGGCCTTTAAAGACGCCGGCAAGACTCCCGTGGAGCCAGAGGTGGCCATTCACCGGATTAGGATCACCCTCAACAGCCGCAACGTGAAGTCTCTGGAGAAGGTGTGTGCTGACCTGATCAGAGGCGCgaaggaaaagaatctcaaagTGAAAGGACCAGTTCGGATGCCTACCAAGCCTCTGAGAATAACTACAGGGAAAACTCCTTGTGGAGAAGGTTCTAAGACTTGGGATCGATTCCAAATGAGGATCCACAAGCGACTCATTGACCTGCACAGCCCTTCTGAAATTGTCAAGCAGATCACTTCCATCAGTATTGAGCCAGGAGTCGAGGTGGAAGTCACCATTGCTGATACCTAA